In the genome of Desulfovibrio desulfuricans, one region contains:
- a CDS encoding glutamine amidotransferase, with protein MKRCVAIQHVAFENLGVFAQPIEEAGFAISYVQAGVVPLTHELWKDADLAVVLGGPIGVYQDDLYPFLTEEKALVAGRLASGRPLLGICLGAQLMASALDADVYPGAAKEIGWGRVELTPAGVSGPLAELAGAPVLHWHGDTFDLPRGCDLLASTAITPHQAFRPGPGQLALQFHAEMDAVFMETWLVGHCCELGVNGFDPRAIREDAKKLGTQARVAGQSFMRRWLAEEVR; from the coding sequence ATGAAGCGTTGCGTTGCCATACAGCATGTGGCTTTTGAAAATCTGGGCGTGTTTGCGCAGCCCATCGAAGAGGCGGGGTTCGCCATCAGCTATGTGCAGGCCGGGGTTGTGCCCCTGACGCACGAGCTGTGGAAGGACGCTGATCTGGCGGTTGTTCTGGGCGGCCCCATCGGCGTGTATCAGGACGATCTGTATCCCTTCCTTACTGAAGAAAAAGCGCTTGTGGCTGGCAGGCTTGCCTCTGGGCGGCCCCTGTTGGGCATTTGCCTCGGGGCGCAGCTCATGGCCAGCGCCCTGGATGCCGACGTGTACCCCGGTGCAGCCAAGGAAATTGGCTGGGGACGGGTTGAGCTGACCCCTGCGGGCGTCAGCGGCCCCCTGGCGGAGCTTGCCGGCGCGCCCGTACTGCACTGGCACGGCGATACCTTTGACCTGCCGCGCGGTTGCGATTTGCTGGCCTCGACGGCCATAACGCCGCATCAGGCTTTTCGTCCCGGGCCGGGACAGCTTGCCCTGCAGTTTCATGCCGAAATGGACGCGGTCTTTATGGAAACCTGGCTTGTGGGCCATTGCTGCGAGCTTGGCGTTAACGGGTTTGATCCGCGCGCCATCAGGGAGGACGCCAAAAAACTGGGGACGCAGGCGCGTG